A region of the Numenius arquata chromosome 2, bNumArq3.hap1.1, whole genome shotgun sequence genome:
GGGGTGCTCCCTGTTCTTGGGTGAACTGGGaaccagctgcagctctgggagtTCACGCAGCAATCTGCTCTGCTCTGTCTCCAGCATACCCACTACCCCCAGTTTGCGAGCCAGGAGTACGCGGGGCAGTCGCGGCGGGGGCCGTTTGGTGATGCTCTCTTGGAGTTCGATGGCTCAGTGGGACAGCTGCTGCAGGCGCTGGAGGAAAATGGTCTTGCAAACACGACCTTGGTGTTTTTCACCTCTGACAATGGGTGAGTGGGCTCAGCAGGGGGCACTTTGTCACTGGTAAGATTCTGCTTCTGTGGCATGGGGGAACCAGAATGGGGCATTGGTTGACTGGGGCAAAAGGGATGTGGCTTTGCCAGGTGAGACCCTGAAGTGAGGCAAGAGGTGGATGCTGCTCTGGAGAGGACACAGTGCGTGATCTGCTCCATGTTCCTGTGACTCAGCTGTGCCCCTCTTTGTGGGCAGAAACCTCACAGGGTTCGGGCCAGGAGCATGCAGCAGCCCAAATGTACCCCCATTCCCTTTGTGTGTGGGTGGCTTCAGTCTTCGTCACCTGCACCACACCTCCTCCCTCACCAGACTGAGGAGGATGGCAGTGTGACTCGCTGGCACCATGTCTCTTGTCATGGCCCCGTTGGCAGCATCAGGGAAGGGGTAGCGTGAACCTGATGGTAGGTGGTTCTTCTCTCTCACAGCCCCTCCACTATGCGGATGGCGCGTGGGGGCAGCTCTGGCCTTCTGAAGTGTGGGAAGGGCACAACATACGAAGGTGGCATGCGGGAACCAGCAGTGGCTTATTGGCCAGGCCGTATCGCTCCAGGTGAGACTTGGCACTGCTCATGCCTTCTGCGTGCCGGTGCCAAGGCAGGGGTGTCACAGCCACCCGGCTGCCCCAGGACAAGCAGAGGGTGGGAGAGAAGCAAGGATGGCAGGGGTGGGAGTGGGATCAGGCGCTTGAACCTTTCCTTGTGTCTTGCTGTGGTGGGTGACAGGAGTGACGCATGAGATGGCAAGCACCCTGGACGTCCTGCCAACCCTGGCTAccctggctggagcagctcttcccaaAGTTGCCCTGGATGGCTATGACCTGAGTCCAGTGCTGTTTGGGTCAGGGAAGGTGAGTCCTGTAGGCTGGTTTGGCTGCATGAAGGCTGAGTGCCTGCAGAGTCGAACCAGCTGGGGGCCAGGGGACATCCATGAGCTGGGACCTTTTGGCTGGTAGGGTCATGCCATGGGGCTCCCCATGCCAGGGGGAGCAGCTTCCCAGGCTGCTCAGCTCTAACACCTGCAGCATGTTGCCAGGCCAAACCCCCACAGCTGCAGAGGATGGGCAGAGCCCCTGTGGCTGTGAGTAGGGAGCGAACAGGGTGCTGCTGCTCGTCAGCTTCCTCTCTCTCTGGCCGTGTTCTGGCTGTAGTGTTGGGGCTCCCATGTGACACCCGGGAGTCTCCGCCTGATCCTGTTCCAGGCTTCTCTTCAGCCCGGTGGCTGCACAGGTGAccatggctctgctgcttcccatAGAGTCCCCGTCGGACCATGTTTTTCTACCCGCCGTCTCCCGATCCGCTGCACGGCCCCTTCGCTGTCAGGCTGGGGAAGTACAAGGCCCATTACTACACACAAGGTtggtgctgcctcctctcctcgGCTCGGGCAGCTTTGTGAGGTCCCATATGGTTTTGCTGTCCAAAGCTCAAAGAGGAGAAACCGTGCTACCCCTGGGGGCTTCTTTTGCAGGTTCCTTCCACAGTGACACAACCCCAGACCAGGCCTGCCACGGGCTCACCCCGCTGGCCCCTCACTTGCCCCCGCTGCTCTTTGACCTGGAATCAGACCCGGCCGAGAACTATGACCTGCTGCAGAGCGGCGCGGGGCCGGAGATTCTGCAGGTCCTGAAGGAGATCCAGCTGCAGAAAGTGCTGTTTGAACAGCGCATGGAGTTCGGGGAAAGCCAGATGAGGAAGGGCAGGgatcctgccctgcagccctgctgcGCGCCCAACTGCACCCCTAAGCcctcctgctgccgctgctcCTAGCCTCCTGCTGCTCCGTCCCCTGTGGTTGCTCCACACTGAACCCTATCCCaaacccccccaacacccccaactAACTGAGCTCAGCCTTGGAGCTACCCTGTGTCTTTGGCTCAGTGAGAGCTATGACTAATGCAGAACTGGGGCAGCAAACTGTGGGACAGGGAGGTGACCAGGCTCGTGAGGCGTGTGAGTCAGTGGACCCTGTGCACTGTGTTGGACGTTCAAAATGAGGCCTCTTGGCGGAAACCCTGGCTTATTCAGGGAGGGACCACAATACGGCATCATCTCCAGAGCCAGAACAGCTCCTTTCAAACTATGACCAAGATGAAGCAAAGGGCATGTCCCAGTGTCCAGAGATCCCAGTTCAGCTGGGGGCACGCTGTGCACCGGGTGGGAAcggagctgggagctgcagcaccATCCCTTGCCAGGCATCAGGAGCCCAGCAAGAGAAGGAGGGGATGGATGGTCCTGGCAGCTTCAGAGGCAGGACTTTGTGCTGCGAGGGCAGAGGGGACACACGTGGGCAGGAAGCAGCTCAGGGAATGCATGCTCAAGCACCTCCACGTGACTCCGGGAGGTGGAGACGTGGCCGGGGGTTGGCAGCCGGGGCCACTTGTAAGGTCTGTGGATGCTGGGTCTGATCAACGAGGGGGGCTGCAACCATGTGCCACCCACATGTCTGAAAGGATCTCTGCCCCCTTGCTCGTGAGCAAGTCCAGCTCCACGTTCGCTATCGAATGGCACACGCACACGGTGCTCCCGCCT
Encoded here:
- the ARSA gene encoding arylsulfatase A produces the protein MGPRGRALPWALALLALRGAAAARPSFVLLLADDLGFGDLGSYGHPSSATPHLDRMASRGLRFTSFYSSSPVCSPSRAALLTGRFQMRSGVYPGVFNPDSRGGLPLSEVTIAEVLKAEGYATAMVGKWHLGLGVNGSFLPIHQGFDHFLGVPYSHDQGPCQNLTCFPPDIKCFGTCDQGMVPVPLLWNQSIVQQPVSFPHLVPLYNKFSRDFIADCARRGLPFLLYYASHHTHYPQFASQEYAGQSRRGPFGDALLEFDGSVGQLLQALEENGLANTTLVFFTSDNGPSTMRMARGGSSGLLKCGKGTTYEGGMREPAVAYWPGRIAPGVTHEMASTLDVLPTLATLAGAALPKVALDGYDLSPVLFGSGKSPRRTMFFYPPSPDPLHGPFAVRLGKYKAHYYTQGSFHSDTTPDQACHGLTPLAPHLPPLLFDLESDPAENYDLLQSGAGPEILQVLKEIQLQKVLFEQRMEFGESQMRKGRDPALQPCCAPNCTPKPSCCRCS